The following are encoded together in the Nocardioides thalensis genome:
- the tatA gene encoding Sec-independent protein translocase subunit TatA: MSLPLIGMPNGWEWIIILAIVILVFGAAKLPDLARATGQSLRIFKTETKGLRDDDKDKDDAPPAKPAGELNAADDGVAEGEIVEPRRETNN; this comes from the coding sequence ATGTCCCTTCCCCTGATCGGAATGCCCAACGGCTGGGAGTGGATCATCATCCTGGCCATTGTGATCCTGGTGTTCGGCGCGGCGAAGCTGCCTGACCTGGCGCGCGCGACGGGCCAGTCGCTGCGCATCTTCAAGACCGAGACGAAGGGTCTGCGTGACGACGACAAGGACAAGGACGACGCCCCTCCGGCCAAGCCCGCCGGCGAGCTCAACGCCGCCGACGACGGCGTCGCCGAGGGCGAGATCGTCGAGCCGCGTCGCGAGACCAACAACTGA
- a CDS encoding FAD-dependent oxidoreductase, which translates to MAETSSDTNADTRADHTSVWLDRPRAPHPPLQEDRAYDVAVVGGGLTGLLTGLLVARSGLSVVVLEARQVADGATGNTTAKVSLLQGTKLSRALASSPPSAVRSYVEANREGQAWLARFCDDHGVATQTRPAYTFATTRLGEMRAQAELSTARLTGLDVSWETETELPFPVRGAVRLADQLQLHAMDLVDAIVSNLISEGGDLYERTRVVDVRRLDRGAEVVTETATVTARHVVLATNQPILLRHGFFAREKANRSYAAAFTSPWTPHGMYLSSDPTTQSLRSLPVPGGDELLLVGGYGHPTGRSRSPQRHLDRLVHWARSTFSGSSLTHTWSAQDQATATGLPYVGPMLPRDRTVLLATGFDKWGFTNAPAAALLLAKTILERTVGGEKPRWGGAFATWSPREVAGAPRTAVFNAEVGAQMAAGVAKRVAPGREALVCSHLQGVVRWNDAEQSWDCPLHGSRFTADGDVLDGPAICGLRKA; encoded by the coding sequence ATGGCCGAGACCTCGTCCGACACCAATGCCGACACCCGCGCCGATCACACCTCCGTCTGGCTGGACCGCCCCCGGGCTCCGCACCCACCGCTCCAGGAGGACCGTGCCTACGACGTCGCGGTCGTCGGCGGCGGGCTCACCGGCCTCCTGACCGGGCTCCTGGTGGCGCGCAGCGGCCTCTCCGTGGTCGTGCTGGAGGCGCGCCAGGTGGCCGACGGGGCGACCGGCAACACGACGGCGAAGGTCAGCCTGCTCCAGGGCACCAAGCTCAGCCGGGCCCTGGCCTCGAGTCCCCCGTCGGCGGTCCGTTCGTACGTCGAGGCCAACCGGGAGGGCCAGGCGTGGCTCGCGCGGTTCTGCGACGACCACGGGGTCGCGACCCAGACGCGTCCGGCCTACACCTTCGCGACCACGCGGCTCGGCGAGATGCGCGCCCAGGCGGAGCTGTCCACGGCCCGCCTCACCGGCCTCGACGTCTCCTGGGAGACCGAGACCGAGCTCCCGTTCCCGGTCCGCGGCGCGGTGCGCCTCGCCGACCAGCTCCAGCTGCACGCGATGGACCTCGTCGACGCGATCGTCTCCAACCTGATCTCGGAGGGCGGTGACCTCTACGAGCGCACCCGCGTGGTGGACGTACGGCGCCTCGACCGCGGCGCCGAGGTCGTGACCGAGACGGCGACCGTCACCGCGCGACACGTCGTCCTGGCGACCAACCAGCCGATCCTGCTGCGCCACGGGTTCTTCGCCCGCGAGAAGGCCAACCGGTCCTACGCAGCCGCGTTCACCTCACCGTGGACCCCGCACGGGATGTACCTGTCCTCGGACCCCACCACGCAGTCGCTGCGCTCGCTCCCGGTGCCCGGTGGCGACGAGCTGCTGCTCGTCGGAGGCTACGGCCACCCGACCGGGCGCAGCCGGTCGCCGCAGCGACACCTCGACCGGCTGGTGCACTGGGCGCGCTCGACGTTCAGCGGCAGCAGCCTCACCCACACCTGGTCCGCCCAGGACCAGGCGACGGCCACCGGGCTCCCCTACGTCGGGCCGATGCTGCCCCGCGACCGGACCGTGCTGCTGGCGACGGGGTTCGACAAGTGGGGGTTCACCAACGCGCCCGCCGCCGCGCTGCTGCTCGCCAAGACGATCCTCGAGCGCACCGTCGGCGGTGAGAAGCCGCGCTGGGGCGGTGCCTTCGCCACGTGGAGCCCGCGCGAGGTCGCGGGCGCGCCCCGCACCGCCGTCTTCAACGCCGAGGTCGGCGCGCAGATGGCGGCAGGGGTCGCCAAGCGGGTGGCACCCGGGCGCGAGGCGCTGGTCTGCTCCCACCTGCAGGGCGTCGTCCGCTGGAACGACGCCGAGCAGTCCTGGGACTGCCCGCTCCACGGCTCCCGGTTCACCGCCGACGGGGACGTGCTGGACGGCCCCGCGATCTGCGGCCTGCGGAAGGCGTAG
- a CDS encoding FKBP-type peptidyl-prolyl cis-trans isomerase: protein MLSRPARRAAALVTLPVLALSLAACGDEPEEETAQGFDAVEITGQPGETPEFSWDANLEADEAVTEVLSEGDGPVLKKGQKVLVNVAVSNDWDERVTYDTFGEDLAASQLEVGAKAEPTVASDLVVQLVADQVKADETTVGTRYAVVLESDKEWADFNVVELGVGNEDGVAAVVELSSVVRPGPTPAPKTPAAWAPTLEKGEGGVPTGLDSSGIPKPDVKGEEVRVTTLLEGNGEPVEKGDLAVVDYLGQTWGGEEPFDQSYGEDKEPLAVNVGAGVTGGGINVIDGWSEGLVGVPVGSRVIIEIPPAKGYGKKGQEPDIKGDDILYFVVDVLGAA, encoded by the coding sequence GTGCTCAGCCGACCCGCCCGCCGCGCCGCGGCCCTCGTGACCCTGCCCGTCCTCGCGCTCTCCCTCGCCGCCTGCGGCGACGAGCCCGAGGAGGAGACGGCTCAGGGCTTCGACGCCGTCGAGATCACCGGCCAGCCGGGCGAGACCCCCGAGTTCTCGTGGGACGCCAACCTGGAGGCCGACGAGGCCGTCACCGAGGTGCTGAGCGAGGGCGACGGACCGGTGCTGAAGAAGGGCCAGAAGGTCCTGGTCAACGTCGCGGTCTCCAACGACTGGGACGAGCGGGTCACCTACGACACGTTCGGCGAGGACCTGGCCGCGTCGCAGCTCGAGGTCGGCGCCAAGGCCGAGCCCACCGTCGCCAGCGACCTGGTCGTGCAGCTCGTCGCCGACCAGGTCAAGGCCGACGAGACGACGGTCGGCACCCGGTACGCCGTCGTGCTCGAGTCCGACAAGGAGTGGGCCGACTTCAACGTGGTCGAGCTCGGCGTCGGCAACGAGGACGGCGTCGCCGCGGTCGTCGAGCTCAGCTCGGTCGTCCGGCCCGGCCCGACGCCCGCGCCGAAGACGCCCGCCGCGTGGGCCCCGACCCTGGAGAAGGGCGAGGGCGGCGTACCGACCGGCCTCGACAGCAGCGGCATCCCCAAGCCCGACGTCAAGGGCGAGGAGGTCCGGGTGACCACCCTGCTCGAGGGCAACGGCGAGCCGGTCGAGAAGGGCGACCTCGCGGTCGTCGACTACCTGGGCCAGACCTGGGGCGGCGAGGAGCCGTTCGACCAGAGCTACGGCGAGGACAAGGAGCCGCTGGCGGTCAACGTCGGTGCCGGGGTCACCGGCGGCGGCATCAACGTCATCGACGGCTGGTCCGAGGGTCTCGTCGGGGTGCCGGTCGGCAGCCGCGTGATCATCGAGATCCCGCCGGCCAAGGGCTACGGCAAGAAGGGCCAGGAGCCCGACATCAAGGGCGACGACATCCTCTACTTCGTCGTCGACGTCCTGGGCGCGGCCTGA
- the pafA gene encoding Pup--protein ligase, producing the protein MDRRIFGIENEYGVTCTFKGQRRLSPDEVARYLFRKVVSWGRSSNVFLRNGARLYLDVGSHPEYATPECDDVVDLVTHDKAGERVLEGLLLDAEQRLHDEGIAGEIYLFKNNTDSAGNSYGCHENYLVGRSGEFSRLADVLIPFLVTRQIVVGAGKVTQTPRGTSYSISQRAEHIWEGVSSATTRSRPIINTRDEPHADAEKYRRLHVIVGDSNMSETTTMLKVASCDLVLRMIEEGVVMRDLTLENPIRAIREISHDVSGSRKIRLANGREASALEIQSEYLTKAREFVDRRGISTPTIERSLDLWERGLKAFESGDLGLVDRELDWVIKWKLIDRYRAKHGLPLSHPRVAQLDLAYHDIHRGRGLYYLLEKRGAVARVTSDLKIFEAKSVPPQNTRARLRGEFIRKAQERRRDFTVDWVHLKLNDQAQRTVLCKDPFKAYDERVQRLIDGM; encoded by the coding sequence ATGGACCGCCGGATCTTCGGGATCGAGAACGAGTACGGCGTCACGTGCACGTTCAAGGGGCAGCGTCGGCTGAGCCCCGACGAGGTGGCGCGCTACCTGTTCCGCAAGGTGGTGTCCTGGGGGCGGTCCAGCAACGTCTTCCTGCGCAACGGCGCCCGCCTCTACCTCGACGTCGGCAGCCACCCCGAGTACGCCACGCCCGAGTGCGACGACGTCGTCGACCTCGTCACCCACGACAAGGCGGGGGAGCGGGTGCTCGAGGGGCTGCTCCTCGACGCCGAGCAGCGTCTCCACGACGAGGGCATCGCGGGGGAGATCTACCTCTTCAAGAACAACACCGACTCCGCGGGCAACTCCTACGGCTGCCATGAGAACTACCTGGTGGGCCGCTCGGGAGAGTTCAGCCGGCTGGCGGACGTGCTGATCCCGTTCCTGGTCACCCGGCAGATCGTGGTCGGCGCGGGCAAGGTCACGCAGACGCCGCGCGGGACGTCGTACTCGATCAGCCAGCGCGCGGAGCACATCTGGGAGGGCGTCAGCAGCGCGACGACACGCAGCCGCCCGATCATCAACACCCGCGACGAGCCGCACGCCGACGCCGAGAAGTACCGCCGGCTGCACGTCATCGTCGGTGACTCCAACATGAGCGAGACGACCACCATGCTCAAGGTCGCCAGCTGCGACCTGGTGCTGCGGATGATCGAGGAGGGGGTCGTCATGCGCGACCTCACCCTCGAGAACCCCATCCGGGCGATCCGCGAGATCTCCCACGACGTCTCCGGCAGCCGCAAGATCCGGCTCGCCAACGGCCGCGAGGCCAGCGCGCTCGAGATCCAGTCCGAGTACCTCACCAAGGCCCGCGAGTTCGTCGACCGGCGCGGTATCAGCACGCCGACCATCGAGCGCTCCCTCGACCTGTGGGAGCGCGGGCTCAAGGCGTTCGAGTCGGGCGACCTCGGCCTGGTCGACCGCGAGCTCGACTGGGTGATCAAGTGGAAGCTGATCGACCGCTACCGCGCAAAGCACGGGTTGCCGCTGAGCCACCCGCGGGTCGCGCAGCTCGACCTGGCCTACCACGACATCCACCGCGGTCGCGGGCTCTACTACCTGCTCGAGAAGCGGGGCGCTGTCGCCCGGGTGACCAGCGACCTGAAGATCTTCGAGGCCAAGTCGGTGCCGCCGCAGAACACCCGCGCCCGCCTGCGCGGCGAGTTCATCCGCAAGGCCCAGGAGCGGCGCCGCGACTTCACCGTCGACTGGGTGCACCTCAAGCTCAACGACCAGGCGCAGCGCACGGTGCTGTGCAAGGACCCGTTCAAGGCCTACGACGAGCGGGTTCAGCGACTCATCGACGGGATGTAA
- a CDS encoding ubiquitin-like protein Pup, which produces MAQEQKQPRKSSEEVEETEVAPEEGVAERKEALDDDVDAILDEIDDVLESNAEDFVKSFIQKGGE; this is translated from the coding sequence ATGGCCCAGGAGCAGAAGCAGCCTCGCAAGTCCTCCGAGGAGGTCGAGGAGACCGAGGTCGCGCCCGAGGAGGGCGTGGCCGAGCGCAAGGAGGCGCTCGACGACGACGTCGACGCGATCCTCGACGAGATCGACGACGTCCTCGAGTCCAACGCCGAGGACTTCGTGAAGTCCTTCATCCAGAAGGGTGGCGAGTGA
- the dop gene encoding depupylase/deamidase Dop, protein MSVRRVMGTEVEYGISVQGQPTANPMVASSQVVNAYASATVRARRARWDFEEESPLRDARGFDMSRQIADPTQLTDEDLGLANVILTNGARLYVDHAHPEYSTPEVVTPLDAVRWDKAGELVMLDAAKLATQLPGNPSIVLYKNNTDNKGASYGAHENYLMRRSTPFADIVRHLTPFFVSRQVITGAGRVGRGQDGRDEGFQISQRADFFEVEVGLETTLKRPIINTRDEPHADPEKYRRLHVIIGDANLSEISTYLKIGTTSLVLAMIEDRFIGRDLTVDTPVSSLRALSHDPGLQQTVTLADGRKLTGVQLQLEYLDLAKKYVEDRLGTDADEQTLDVLARWEDVLDRLERDPMSLADQLDWVAKLKLLEQYRSRDGLAWDDAKLQLIDYQYSDIRPEKGLYHRLVKAGRMQRLLTDDVVEAAMHEPPVETRAYFRGRCLDKYAAHVAAASWDSVIFDLPGRESLQRVPTIDPLRGSKAHVGHLIDESETAAELVAALSR, encoded by the coding sequence ATGAGTGTGCGCCGAGTGATGGGCACCGAGGTCGAGTACGGCATCTCGGTCCAGGGACAGCCGACGGCCAACCCCATGGTCGCGTCGTCCCAGGTCGTCAACGCCTACGCCTCGGCGACGGTCCGCGCGCGGCGCGCCCGCTGGGACTTCGAGGAGGAGTCGCCGCTGCGCGACGCCCGCGGGTTCGACATGTCCCGCCAGATCGCCGACCCGACCCAGCTCACCGACGAGGACCTCGGCCTCGCCAACGTGATCCTCACCAACGGCGCCCGCTTGTACGTCGACCACGCGCACCCGGAGTACTCCACGCCGGAGGTGGTGACGCCCCTCGACGCCGTCCGCTGGGACAAGGCGGGGGAGCTGGTGATGCTCGACGCCGCCAAGCTGGCCACGCAGCTGCCGGGCAACCCGTCGATCGTGCTCTACAAGAACAACACCGACAACAAGGGCGCGTCCTACGGCGCCCACGAGAACTACCTGATGCGGCGGTCGACGCCGTTCGCCGACATCGTCCGGCACCTCACGCCGTTCTTCGTCAGCCGTCAGGTGATCACCGGCGCCGGTCGCGTCGGCCGGGGCCAGGACGGCCGCGACGAGGGCTTCCAGATCAGCCAGCGCGCCGACTTCTTCGAGGTCGAGGTGGGGCTCGAGACGACGCTCAAGCGCCCGATCATCAACACCCGCGACGAGCCGCACGCCGACCCGGAGAAGTACCGCCGGCTGCACGTCATCATCGGCGACGCCAACCTGTCGGAGATCTCCACCTACCTCAAGATCGGCACCACCTCCCTGGTGCTGGCGATGATCGAGGACCGGTTCATCGGCCGCGACCTCACGGTCGACACGCCGGTGTCGTCGCTCCGCGCGCTCTCGCACGACCCGGGCCTCCAGCAGACGGTGACGCTCGCCGACGGCAGGAAGCTGACCGGCGTACAGCTCCAGCTCGAGTACCTCGACCTCGCCAAGAAGTACGTCGAGGACCGCCTCGGCACCGACGCCGACGAGCAGACGCTCGACGTGCTGGCACGGTGGGAGGACGTGCTCGACCGGCTCGAGCGCGACCCGATGTCCCTGGCCGATCAGCTCGACTGGGTCGCCAAGCTCAAGCTGCTCGAGCAGTACCGCTCCCGCGACGGCCTGGCCTGGGACGACGCCAAGCTCCAGCTCATCGACTACCAGTACTCCGACATCCGCCCGGAGAAGGGCCTCTACCACCGGCTGGTCAAGGCCGGCCGGATGCAGCGGCTGCTCACCGACGACGTGGTCGAGGCGGCGATGCACGAGCCGCCGGTCGAGACCCGCGCCTACTTCCGGGGCCGCTGCCTGGACAAGTACGCCGCCCACGTCGCCGCCGCGTCGTGGGACTCGGTGATCTTCGACCTGCCGGGCCGGGAGTCGCTCCAGCGGGTGCCGACGATCGACCCGCTGCGTGGCAGCAAGGCGCACGTGGGCCATCTCATCGACGAATCCGAGACCGCCGCCGAGCTGGTCGCTGCCCTGAGTCGGTAG
- a CDS encoding DUF1206 domain-containing protein: MTAAADAREARDHPALEWPARFGMAAYGVVYALVGWLAGHLALGDREGGASGQGALHEIAEQPLGAVSLWLAAGGLAALAVWEACQAVGGHRSDEGVRRWGARAASAGRGTVFAVLAVLAVMTALGDSGGGGSDGLTADLMSMPLGPALVVALGVAIVGVGLGSAYKGLSGRWRKDLEVDGQTGTVGSLVTALARTGYVTRAAAFGVVGGLFVWAGLTHDADKSGGLDQAIVRLRDEPYGPWLLLVVAIGLACYGVYHVFRAWYLRGA, translated from the coding sequence ATGACCGCAGCCGCCGATGCGCGCGAAGCCCGGGACCATCCCGCGCTCGAGTGGCCGGCGCGCTTCGGGATGGCGGCCTACGGCGTCGTCTACGCGCTCGTGGGGTGGCTCGCGGGGCACTTGGCACTCGGCGACCGGGAGGGCGGCGCGTCGGGGCAGGGCGCGCTGCACGAGATCGCCGAGCAGCCGCTGGGCGCCGTGTCCCTCTGGCTCGCCGCCGGCGGCCTGGCGGCCCTGGCCGTGTGGGAGGCGTGCCAGGCGGTCGGCGGCCACCGGTCCGACGAGGGCGTACGGCGCTGGGGCGCCCGCGCGGCCTCGGCCGGGCGCGGGACGGTGTTCGCCGTGCTCGCGGTGCTCGCCGTGATGACCGCGCTCGGCGACTCCGGGGGCGGCGGCAGCGACGGGCTGACGGCGGACCTGATGTCGATGCCGCTGGGCCCCGCGCTGGTGGTCGCCCTCGGCGTGGCGATCGTCGGCGTCGGCCTGGGCAGTGCCTACAAGGGCCTCAGCGGGCGCTGGCGCAAGGACCTCGAGGTCGACGGGCAGACCGGCACCGTCGGCAGCCTGGTGACGGCGCTCGCCCGCACCGGCTACGTCACCCGGGCAGCCGCCTTCGGCGTGGTCGGCGGACTCTTCGTGTGGGCCGGGCTCACCCACGACGCCGACAAGTCCGGTGGTCTCGACCAGGCGATCGTGCGCCTGCGGGACGAGCCCTACGGACCGTGGCTGCTGCTCGTCGTCGCGATCGGGCTCGCCTGCTACGGGGTCTACCACGTGTTCCGCGCGTGGTACCTGCGCGGCGCCTGA
- a CDS encoding WYL domain-containing protein, translating to MKPAPAPGARDQVARLLTLVPFLHQREQVRLDDAAALLGTSPKQVLDDLKVLFMCGLPGGLPDDLIDVDLDAIEHDDGSPVSAGVIRIDNADYLARPMRLSPTEASAVVVALHSLRESSPVATRAVVDSVLAKLEQAAASAAEARTLAIATEPSETELAALAAALERAVAAGRQVRLTYHVPSRDELSERVVDPRGIVTSGRFSYLDAWCHSAGAMRFFRLDRIDAAEVLDSPVETDPEPPREVTSGLLAGESPTAGTTVTLRLGREADWVPDYYPVQDVRRHDDGSLEVDMVVSDVRWVTRLLLRLAPYASVVAPEEFTETFTASARDTLALYA from the coding sequence GTGAAGCCCGCACCCGCACCGGGCGCCCGCGACCAGGTCGCCCGCCTGCTCACGCTCGTGCCGTTCCTGCACCAGCGCGAGCAGGTGCGCCTCGACGACGCCGCCGCTCTCCTGGGCACCTCGCCCAAGCAGGTGCTCGACGACCTCAAGGTCCTCTTCATGTGCGGCCTGCCGGGCGGCCTGCCCGACGACCTCATCGACGTCGACCTCGACGCGATCGAGCACGACGACGGCAGCCCCGTCTCGGCCGGCGTCATCCGCATCGACAACGCCGACTACCTCGCGCGGCCGATGCGGCTCAGCCCGACCGAGGCGTCGGCGGTCGTCGTCGCCCTCCACTCGCTGCGCGAGTCGTCCCCGGTCGCGACCCGGGCGGTCGTCGACTCGGTCCTCGCCAAGCTGGAGCAGGCCGCCGCGAGCGCGGCGGAGGCGCGGACCCTGGCCATCGCCACCGAGCCGTCCGAGACCGAGCTCGCGGCCCTCGCCGCGGCGCTGGAGCGCGCGGTGGCGGCGGGCCGGCAGGTGCGGCTGACCTACCACGTGCCGTCCCGCGACGAGCTGTCGGAGCGCGTGGTCGACCCGCGCGGGATCGTCACCTCCGGCCGCTTCTCCTACCTCGACGCGTGGTGCCACTCCGCGGGCGCGATGCGGTTCTTCCGGCTCGACCGGATCGACGCGGCCGAGGTGCTCGACAGCCCGGTCGAGACCGACCCGGAGCCGCCGCGCGAGGTCACCTCCGGCCTGCTGGCGGGGGAGTCGCCCACCGCCGGCACCACCGTCACCCTGCGGCTGGGGCGGGAGGCCGACTGGGTGCCCGACTACTACCCGGTCCAGGACGTCCGCCGCCATGACGACGGCTCGCTCGAGGTCGACATGGTCGTGAGCGACGTCCGGTGGGTCACCCGGCTGCTGCTGCGGCTGGCGCCGTACGCCTCCGTCGTCGCACCCGAAGAGTTCACGGAGACTTTCACCGCCTCGGCACGGGACACGCTCGCTCTCTATGCCTGA
- a CDS encoding helix-turn-helix transcriptional regulator, with protein MPAPKSERLLNLLIMLLVQRRPIAKDRIRELLYADSRHDAFEKMFERDKEELRSLGVPVEVATIDPLFDDEVGYRIPVDEFALPDVSLTPEEAAVVALASRAWQHATMAQATTDAVRKLTAAGADLDLNALDIAQPTTADEPAFARCWEAVCERTAIEFRYQRPNETDTRLRHVQPWGVVRSAGRWYVVGHDTDRDAERVFRLDRVVGEVALVGEPHAYTVPADTDLRAVIERLAPEPAAPHAVLLARKDTGHTFRRRATSVTPGVEGPDGTHEWDRIDLDRPHRGLVDLVLYHGPDVVLVEPESLRAELVSRLRAVVA; from the coding sequence ATGCCCGCCCCCAAGAGCGAGCGGCTGCTCAACCTCCTCATCATGCTGCTGGTCCAGCGGCGACCGATCGCCAAGGACCGGATCCGGGAGCTGCTGTACGCCGACTCGCGCCATGACGCGTTCGAGAAGATGTTCGAGCGCGACAAGGAGGAGCTGCGCAGCCTCGGCGTACCGGTCGAGGTCGCGACGATCGACCCGCTCTTCGACGACGAGGTCGGCTACCGGATCCCCGTCGACGAGTTCGCGCTCCCCGACGTGTCGCTGACGCCGGAGGAGGCCGCGGTCGTCGCCCTCGCGTCGCGCGCCTGGCAGCACGCCACGATGGCCCAGGCGACCACCGACGCGGTCCGCAAGCTCACCGCCGCGGGCGCCGACCTCGACCTCAACGCGCTGGACATCGCCCAGCCGACCACGGCCGACGAGCCGGCGTTCGCGCGCTGCTGGGAGGCGGTCTGCGAGCGAACGGCAATCGAGTTCCGCTACCAGCGGCCCAACGAGACCGACACCCGGCTGCGGCACGTGCAGCCCTGGGGCGTGGTGCGCTCCGCGGGCCGGTGGTACGTCGTGGGCCACGACACCGACCGCGACGCCGAGCGCGTCTTCCGCCTCGACCGCGTGGTCGGCGAGGTGGCGCTGGTGGGGGAGCCGCACGCCTACACGGTCCCTGCCGACACCGACCTGCGCGCGGTCATCGAGCGGCTCGCCCCGGAGCCCGCGGCCCCGCACGCGGTGCTGCTCGCCCGCAAGGACACCGGGCACACCTTCCGCCGACGCGCCACGAGCGTGACTCCGGGCGTCGAGGGTCCGGACGGGACCCACGAGTGGGACCGGATCGACCTCGACCGGCCGCACCGGGGCCTGGTCGACCTGGTGCTCTACCACGGCCCCGACGTGGTGCTGGTCGAGCCGGAGTCGCTGCGCGCCGAGCTCGTGAGCCGGCTCCGGGCGGTGGTGGCGTGA
- the prcB gene encoding proteasome subunit beta encodes MTDARIPAAFLQPGTSSFSDFLTEHKPDLLPARKSLPAGAVQSGADIAPHGTTIVAATFPGGLVMAGDRRATMGNVIAQRDIEKVFPADEYSVVGIAGTAGLAVEMVRLFQVELEHYEKIEGSVLSLDGKANRLSALIRANLGMAMQGLAVVPMFAGFDLDRGIGRIFGYDVTGGRHEETSFFSVGSGSLFARGALKKLYRDDLTPEEAVSACLQALYDAADDDSATGGPDLTRRIFPVVWVVTADGGARLTDEEVAAIADRVVGGRMVRPDGPLAPLTGPTSGEEA; translated from the coding sequence GTGACCGACGCGCGCATCCCGGCGGCCTTCCTGCAGCCGGGCACCTCCTCCTTCAGCGACTTCCTCACCGAGCACAAGCCCGACCTCCTCCCGGCACGCAAGTCGCTGCCCGCCGGCGCGGTGCAGTCGGGTGCCGACATCGCCCCGCACGGCACCACGATCGTGGCGGCGACGTTCCCCGGCGGCCTGGTGATGGCCGGTGACCGCCGCGCGACGATGGGCAACGTCATCGCGCAGCGCGACATCGAGAAGGTCTTCCCGGCCGACGAGTACTCCGTGGTCGGCATCGCCGGCACGGCAGGGCTCGCGGTCGAGATGGTCCGCCTGTTCCAGGTCGAGCTCGAGCACTACGAGAAGATCGAGGGCTCGGTGCTCTCGCTCGACGGCAAGGCCAACCGGCTCTCGGCGCTGATCCGCGCCAACCTCGGCATGGCCATGCAGGGCCTCGCCGTGGTGCCGATGTTCGCCGGCTTCGACCTCGACCGCGGGATCGGCCGGATCTTCGGCTACGACGTCACGGGCGGCCGCCACGAGGAGACCTCGTTCTTCAGCGTCGGCTCCGGCTCGCTCTTCGCCCGCGGTGCGCTCAAGAAGCTCTACCGGGACGACCTGACGCCCGAGGAGGCCGTGAGCGCCTGCCTCCAGGCCCTCTACGACGCGGCCGACGACGACTCCGCCACGGGCGGGCCCGACCTCACCCGCCGCATCTTCCCGGTCGTCTGGGTGGTCACCGCCGACGGCGGCGCTCGCCTGACCGACGAGGAGGTGGCCGCGATCGCCGACCGGGTGGTCGGCGGCCGGATGGTGCGTCCCGACGGTCCGTTGGCCCCGCTGACCGGCCCGACGAGCGGGGAGGAGGCCTGA
- the prcA gene encoding proteasome subunit alpha: MSTPFYVSPEQLMKDRADFARKGIARGRSLVAVQYADGVLMVTENPSQALHKVSEIYDRIAFAAVGRYNEFENLRIAGVRLADMRGYAYDRRDVTGRGLANAYAQTLGTIFSSGGEKPYEVEIFVAEIGDTPEADQIYRLTYEGRVGDEHGFAVMGGDAETVAGYLQEHYREGCSLDDALRVAVAALGHSTSEDRVIPVTDLEVAVLDRTRVQPRKFARIRPARLEELLGERGPAEHAPPVPEDGDPGSASTAPSTDAPDDPTDQVSGDVPPLEDPGSGEPPVAPPL, translated from the coding sequence ATGAGCACTCCGTTCTACGTCTCGCCCGAGCAGCTCATGAAGGACCGGGCCGACTTCGCCCGGAAGGGCATCGCGCGCGGTCGGTCCCTCGTGGCCGTCCAGTACGCCGACGGCGTCCTGATGGTCACCGAGAACCCGTCGCAGGCGCTGCACAAGGTCTCCGAGATCTACGACCGGATCGCGTTCGCCGCGGTGGGCCGCTACAACGAGTTCGAGAACCTGCGCATCGCGGGCGTGCGGCTGGCCGACATGCGCGGCTACGCCTACGACCGCCGCGACGTCACCGGACGCGGGCTCGCCAACGCCTACGCCCAGACCCTCGGCACGATCTTCTCCAGTGGCGGCGAGAAGCCCTACGAGGTGGAGATCTTCGTCGCCGAGATCGGCGACACCCCCGAGGCCGACCAGATCTACCGGCTGACCTACGAGGGCCGGGTCGGCGACGAGCACGGGTTCGCGGTCATGGGCGGCGACGCCGAGACCGTCGCCGGCTATCTCCAGGAGCACTACCGCGAGGGCTGCTCGCTCGACGACGCGCTCCGCGTCGCGGTGGCCGCCCTGGGTCACAGCACGAGCGAGGACCGGGTCATCCCCGTCACCGACCTCGAGGTGGCGGTCCTCGACCGCACCCGGGTGCAGCCGCGCAAGTTCGCGCGCATCCGGCCCGCCCGGCTCGAGGAGCTCCTCGGCGAGCGCGGCCCGGCTGAGCACGCGCCGCCGGTGCCGGAGGACGGCGACCCGGGTTCGGCCTCGACCGCGCCGTCGACCGACGCGCCCGACGACCCGACCGACCAGGTCAGCGGCGACGTACCCCCGCTGGAGGACCCGGGCAGCGGAGAGCCCCCGGTGGCGCCGCCGCTCTGA